The proteins below come from a single Malus domestica chromosome 03, GDT2T_hap1 genomic window:
- the LOC114824161 gene encoding pentatricopeptide repeat-containing protein At1g12620-like, translating into MSGGVYGRKKIVVWLSGKNYPFGYQDNKNLGVSFKDRLSLHVAASNARSPPLSSLHVQESASLGDSLTYGYCLIIVAQSARSEEDDAVGNNCCLLRQPQTQSQRGNDPKSKECGRNDDSKNIEPDTVTYRTLMDGYCLLGEMGQAKKVFELMLSKGSMIDVRSYNILINGYCKHKMIDDARMFFLEMSCRGVVPNTITYNTLMDGFCKMGRTQDAETLFSQMQACGQLPNVRTYNILLDGLFENQQFPKAVQLLSEMEGKKLNIDIITYGILIEGLCKDGKVEYAWEVFRSSSSKGFQHNARTYTIMISGFCNAGLTSEAENLLREMKRKCCSPNGRTCNTIIRGFINNSKTSRAMRLIKEMVERGFSADAWTTELIVETYPTLLALIERAM; encoded by the exons GCAAGAATTATCCGTTCGGTTACCAGGATAACAAGAATTTGGGTGTGAGTTTTAAAGACAG GCTATCTCTCCACGTTGCTGCATCTAATGCGCGAAGCCCACCTTTGTCTAGTCTGCACGTTCAG GAATCTGCCTCCCTCGGAGACAGCCTTACGTATGGTTACTGTTTGATAATCGTTGCTCAGTCGGCCCGATCTGAAGAAGATGATGCGGTGGGCAACAACTGCTGCTTGTTACGGCAGCCGCAGACTCAGAGCCAGAG AGGGAATGATCCAAAAAGCAAGGAGTGTGGTCGAAATGATGATTCAAAGAATATTGAACCTGATACAGTTACTTACCGTACACTTATGGACGGTTACTGTTTGCTCGGAGAAATGGGTCAGGCGAAAAAAGTTTTTGAACTAATGCTTAGCAAAGGATCCATGATTGATGTTCGTAGCTATAACATATTGATAAATGGTTATTGTAAGcataaaatgattgatgatgccCGAATGTTTTTTCTGGAAATGTCTTGTAGGGGAGTGGTTCCAAATACAATTACTTATAACACTCTTATGGATGGGttttgcaagatggggagaacaCAAGATGCAGAGACTTTGTTCTCTCAAATGCAAGCTTGTGGCCAACTTCCAAATGTTCGAACTTATAATATTTTACTCGATGGCCTGTTTGAAAACCAACAATTTCCCAAAGCAGTGCAATTGCTAAGCGAGATGGAGGGAAAGAAGTTGAACATTGATATCATAACGTATGGTATTCTCATTGAAGGTTTGTGCAAAGATGGAAAAGTTGAGTATGCATGGGAAGTCTTTCGCAGTTCATCATCAAAAGGATTTCAGCATAATGCTAGGACATATACGATAATGATTAGTGGATTTTGCAACGCGGGGCTAACAAGTGAAGCAGAAAACTTGCTTAGGGAAATGAAAAGGAAATGTTGTTCTCCAAATGGTCGCACGTGCAACACAATTATTCGTGGGTTTATCAATAACAGCAAAACATCAAGGGCAATGAGACTTATTAAAGAAATGGTGGAAAGGGGTTTTTCTGCAGATGCATGGACTACAGAATTGATAGTTGAAACATATCCCACTTTGTTGGCATTGATAGAAAGAGCAATGTGA
- the LOC114823932 gene encoding probable pyridoxal 5'-phosphate synthase subunit PDX2, with translation MAKFAEYHNLFPALREFVKMGKPVWGTCAGLIFLANKATGQKIGGQELVGGLDCTVHRNFFGSQIQSFEAELAVPELASTECGPQVFRGVFIRAPAILDVGPEVEVLADYPVPSNKVVDSNSAVEAQEVCGFSSVHKFFTGYTVMF, from the exons ATGGCTAAGTTTGCCGAGTACCACAACctg TTTCCTGCTCTGCGTGAGTTTGTTAAAATGGGGAAGCCTGTTTGGGGGACCTGTGCAGGTCTTATTTTCTTAGCAAACAAAGCTACAG GACAGAAAATAGGAGGACAGGAACTTGTTGGCGGCCTAGATTGCACCGTCCACAGAAACTTCTTTGGCAGTCAG ATTCAGAGCTTTGAGGCTGAACTTGCAGTACCAGAGCTTGCTTCTACGGAATGTGGTCCTCAAGTATTTCGTGGAGTTTTCATTCGTGCTCCCGCTATCCTTGATGTAGGACCAGAAGTTGAAGTTCTGGCTGATTATCCTGTTCCATCTAATAAGGTGGTAGATTCAAATTCTGCGGTTGAAGCTCAAGAGGTTTGTGGTTTTTCTTCTGTCCATAAATTTTTTACTGGTTATACTGTTATGTTTTAA